The following DNA comes from Rhodopirellula bahusiensis.
ATCCCCATGCCCCTTGCGGATTCGACATTGGTCTTCGCCGAAGGTCACATCAAGTTGCCAGTGGCAACTGTTTTCAATTCCCCAATTACCACGAACCGCACCGGCGAAGTCTTCACCAGGCAACATCTTACTCACGATGTAGTATCGAACTGCGATCTCATCGCCTTTGCGACGCTGAGTGTTGTTGATCGACATTCCGATGGCCTGGAGCCCCTTCCATCTTGAGCCGTCTGGCAGGTCCTCAGGAAGCTCACACAAGTAGTAGCTTCGTTCGTCGATTCGACCATGAGCAGCCTCTTTCGTGTGATGCTCTGCAACATGCACTCTTGCAAAGTCATCTTCCAGGTGGGAAAGGAAGAACGCCTTGATCCCCTCGTGAAGCGTCGGCTGATTTCCCTTGACGGCCAAACAGTAGTCCGCTCCTTCGTCGATGATCTTGGCAGCGATTTCGGTTTGGCATCGCATCGATCGTGACCAAACCACCGGAAACCTCGATGATCTCAAGCAATTTTGGGATCGCCGTGATTTCGTTGCTCTTCTGGTCGACGATGGTCTGCCCAAGACTGAGGTGGTTGGCGGTTGCCCAAGCACTCACCATATGAATGGCGGCTTTCCCGCTTGCGTGGTCATAGCTTCGACGAAGCGTCTTGCCATCGATGGCGATGACTTGTCCGTTGGTGATCTTGTGCAGTTCGGTAAGCCACGCCAACAGAATCGGTTCAAATTCTTCTGGCTTGATTGCGTTGAGGATCGCGTTGAAACGATCGTGAGATGGAACGCCATGAGTCATATCCAGAAACTTGGCAAACCAGTCCTTCTTCGTGTTGGCGAATCGTGCGATTGCAACAAAGTCATCCGCTCCTGCGACAACTCCACAAATCATCATGAACAGTATGTTGACCAGCGGATAAACGGGTTCTCCTGGACGAGGGTCGGCTACGTTGCCAAGCTGATCAATCAGTGAAGTGAAGCGTTCCATCGAGACATACCAAAGTGAGGGCACCCGGCTGGCTGCGGTGAGTCAGCAGCCCAGACAGGGATATTTACTCACTGTCGCAGATCACCCAGTGTGGCGCAATCGCCCTGGGGTCTCGGGCGATGAAGTCGACAACAAAAGACGACTCCGTAGAGAATTTTTACTGGCGGAGTCATTCCATTCGGCGAGGACCTTTCATCAGTGGTTGCGCACGCTTGGGCCAGTCATACTGATGACTTGACTGGGCGTTTGAATCGGGAGCAGTGACCACTGCTGCGATCGGATGCCTGTTCCATGCCACTGCCTGACACTTGAACGCTGAGTCCATCTCATGAGACAGCCGTTTGTTGCCTTGATCCTTCCTACGTTTCTCCTCTGTCTTTCCGGGCTCGCATCGGCGGAGTTCGACACCGATCGACTGGCTCTGGCGGGAGACAACCGTGGGGAACTGGAACAAGCGCTGGCAGATGCACCAGCGGATCAACGGGAAGGGATCGAGTTTCTGATCGCGAATATGCCAGAGAGTGATCTGCAAACGCTTTCGGCGGACTACCTGTTGGAAAACACTCGACTGGCCTATCAAGCTTGGACCGATGCACCGTGGGCAAAGGAGATTCCCAAGGACATCTTTCTCAATCATGTTCTGCCGTACGCGAGCATCTATGAGCGACGCGACGAGTGGCGAGCCGATTTTCGAAAGCGCTGCCTGCCGATGATGGAAGGAGCGAGTTCACCGAGCGAAGCGGCCGCTTTGATCAATCAAAAACTATTCAAAAACGTCGGCGTGAAGTATTCCACTCGGCGAGTGAAGGCTGATCAAAGCCCACTGGAATCAATGGAAACCGGGTTGGCGTCGTGCACGGGTTTGTCGGTGCTGCTGATCGATGCTTGTCGATCCGTTGGGATCCCCGCTCGGTTCGTGGGCACGCCCCTGTGGTTCAATCAATCAGGAAATCACTCGTGGGTGGAAGTCTGGGACGATGGCTGGCATTTCACGGGTGCCGCGGAGCCAACCGGGAACGAACTGGATCGTGGTTGGTTTGTCGGCAATGCAACCAAAGCAGACCGTTCGTCAAAGGCCCACGCGATCTATGCGACCAGTTTCAAACAGACCCCGCTCTCGTTCCCTTGCGTTTGGAATCGAAAGCTTCGAAGCATTCCCGCTGTGAACGTGACCGACCGCTACGTTGCTCTTCAAAAGTCATTGCCGCCCGGCATGACCGAGTCGCTGTTTGTGGTCCATGGTGCGGATGGGAACCGAGCCAGTTGCCGATTGCGAGTCCTGGATGGCGACGAAGTTGTCTTTGAAGGTCAAACCAACGACGAGGGATTCGATGCCAACGATCATCTTCGCGTGAAACTGAAACAACAACACAAGTACTCCGTCTTGATTGGCGAAGGCGATCAAGTCATTCGTGACACCTTCATCACCAGCACGAAAGAACAACTTCACAAGCACCGTCTCACCTCCGAAGAAGCGGTCTCCGAATCACCAACAGACAAAACCACCCCCGAGATTAAAGCTTCGACTCCATCGCAGCAAGAAGAATCAAAATGAATGGCGAGGGC
Coding sequences within:
- a CDS encoding transglutaminase-like domain-containing protein, which produces MRQPFVALILPTFLLCLSGLASAEFDTDRLALAGDNRGELEQALADAPADQREGIEFLIANMPESDLQTLSADYLLENTRLAYQAWTDAPWAKEIPKDIFLNHVLPYASIYERRDEWRADFRKRCLPMMEGASSPSEAAALINQKLFKNVGVKYSTRRVKADQSPLESMETGLASCTGLSVLLIDACRSVGIPARFVGTPLWFNQSGNHSWVEVWDDGWHFTGAAEPTGNELDRGWFVGNATKADRSSKAHAIYATSFKQTPLSFPCVWNRKLRSIPAVNVTDRYVALQKSLPPGMTESLFVVHGADGNRASCRLRVLDGDEVVFEGQTNDEGFDANDHLRVKLKQQHKYSVLIGEGDQVIRDTFITSTKEQLHKHRLTSEEAVSESPTDKTTPEIKASTPSQQEESK